From the genome of Solidesulfovibrio carbinolicus, one region includes:
- a CDS encoding periplasmic heavy metal sensor yields the protein MKKLCYGLLTLAILVGSAFAVAAGPGPGGPGGPGPEGLLDRLLSLKLTDAQKHDVAVVFKNNRQAFDAGMAAMREAFDAMGLVMRTEPGNEERVRQASRAVAAAAEDMAVLRGKVEASVLVLLTPQQRKLWEETLPPRPPRDAKERFHAGHELVNEWIDSHAGANS from the coding sequence ATGAAGAAGCTTTGTTACGGACTGCTCACCCTGGCCATCCTGGTCGGCTCGGCCTTTGCCGTGGCCGCCGGCCCCGGACCGGGCGGTCCCGGCGGCCCCGGACCCGAAGGATTGCTTGACCGGCTGCTGTCGCTTAAGCTCACCGACGCCCAGAAGCATGACGTGGCCGTGGTCTTTAAAAACAACCGCCAGGCCTTCGACGCCGGCATGGCCGCCATGCGCGAGGCTTTCGACGCCATGGGCCTGGTCATGCGCACCGAACCCGGCAACGAGGAGCGGGTGCGCCAGGCCAGCCGGGCCGTGGCCGCGGCCGCCGAGGACATGGCCGTGCTGCGGGGCAAGGTCGAAGCCTCGGTGCTGGTCCTTTTGACCCCGCAGCAGCGCAAGCTGTGGGAGGAAACCCTGCCGCCGCGCCCGCCGCGCGATGCCAAGGAGCGCTTTCATGCCGGCCATGAGCTGGTCAACGAGTGGATTGATTCCCACGCCGGCGCCAACAGCTAA
- a CDS encoding class I fructose-bisphosphate aldolase yields the protein MIQAITGYLGDSAESLLAHVCRTIPKESLHLPGPDYLDTIFTATDRPVPVIRSMAAMYGHGRLAGTGYLSILPVDQGIEHSAAASFAPNPIYFDPENIVKLAIEAGCNAVASTLGVLGSVARKYAHKIPFILKINHNELLSLPAIHDQTLFASVEQAYDMGAAAVGATVYFGSPECRRQIQEISEAFARAHELGMAAILWAYLRNPAFVKNGVDYHTSADLTGQANHLAATMGADIVKQKQPTNNGGYTAVGFGKTDKRVYSELTTDHPIDLTRYQVANCFMGRIGLINSGGASGAADFAEAVSTAVINKRAGGMGLISGRKAFQRPMAEGVKLLNAIQDVYLCPEVTIA from the coding sequence ATGATCCAAGCCATCACCGGATACCTCGGCGACTCGGCCGAGAGCCTGCTTGCCCACGTTTGCCGGACTATTCCCAAGGAATCTTTGCATCTGCCCGGCCCGGACTACCTGGATACGATTTTCACGGCCACCGACCGACCCGTGCCGGTCATCCGGTCCATGGCCGCCATGTACGGCCACGGCCGCCTGGCCGGGACCGGCTACCTGTCCATCCTGCCCGTGGACCAGGGCATCGAACATTCGGCCGCGGCCTCGTTCGCCCCAAACCCCATTTATTTCGACCCGGAAAACATCGTCAAACTGGCCATCGAGGCCGGCTGCAACGCCGTGGCCTCGACCCTGGGCGTGCTGGGGTCCGTGGCCCGCAAATACGCCCACAAGATTCCCTTTATTCTCAAGATCAACCACAACGAGCTGCTCTCCCTGCCGGCCATCCACGACCAGACCCTTTTTGCCTCGGTGGAGCAGGCCTACGACATGGGCGCGGCGGCCGTGGGAGCCACCGTCTATTTCGGCTCGCCCGAATGCCGCCGCCAGATCCAGGAGATCTCTGAAGCCTTTGCCCGGGCCCACGAACTGGGCATGGCCGCCATCCTCTGGGCCTATCTGCGCAATCCCGCTTTCGTGAAAAACGGCGTGGACTACCACACCTCGGCTGACCTCACCGGCCAGGCCAACCACCTGGCCGCCACCATGGGCGCGGACATCGTCAAGCAGAAGCAGCCCACCAACAACGGCGGCTACACGGCCGTGGGCTTTGGCAAGACCGACAAGCGGGTCTACAGCGAACTGACCACCGACCATCCCATCGACCTCACCCGCTATCAGGTGGCCAACTGCTTCATGGGCCGCATCGGGCTGATCAATTCCGGCGGCGCGTCGGGCGCGGCGGATTTCGCCGAGGCCGTGTCCACGGCCGTCATCAACAAGCGGGCCGGCGGCATGGGGCTCATTTCCGGCCGCAAGGCCTTCCAGCGGCCCATGGCCGAGGGCGTCAAACTGTTAAACGCCATCCAGGACGTCTACCTGTGCCCCGAGGTCACCATCGCCTAA
- a CDS encoding DVU0150 family protein has product MFTKGKALLAMFVTGLLLAPTMAFAAGSGGAPIVMVADTRKLTGIMAWWANLYNESHLYFTILTVILIPVIGVIFGVLADIIMHFIGIDLKSRDLAEH; this is encoded by the coding sequence ATGTTCACGAAAGGCAAGGCTTTACTGGCAATGTTCGTCACCGGCCTGCTTCTGGCTCCGACCATGGCCTTTGCCGCCGGCAGCGGCGGCGCGCCCATCGTCATGGTGGCCGACACCCGCAAGCTGACCGGCATCATGGCCTGGTGGGCCAATCTCTACAACGAGTCCCACCTCTACTTCACCATCCTGACCGTCATTCTCATTCCGGTCATCGGCGTGATCTTCGGCGTGTTGGCCGACATCATCATGCACTTCATCGGGATCGACCTGAAGTCCCGCGACCTGGCCGAACACTAA
- a CDS encoding superoxide dismutase — MPSPLTVSRRQALRLVAGTGLFFMAGGMLRPSSAAAAAFEAPKLPYAENALEPVISARTVSFHYGKHTLGYFDNANKLVADTPLAGQPLEKVFLEAAKDQKLVGLFRNAAQAWNHVFYWNGLSAAGGKPSAKLQKAIDASFGGQEALNKALAEAAVTQFASGWAWLVADPAGKLSVVKTGNADNPLQEGLKPLWVIDVWEHAYYLDYQNRRADYVKGVLEKLVNWEFASQNLG; from the coding sequence ATGCCGAGTCCGTTGACCGTTTCCCGTCGCCAGGCCCTGCGTCTGGTGGCCGGCACGGGACTTTTTTTTATGGCCGGAGGGATGCTGCGTCCGTCGTCGGCCGCTGCCGCCGCCTTCGAGGCCCCCAAGCTGCCCTACGCCGAAAACGCCCTGGAGCCGGTCATTTCGGCCAGGACCGTGAGCTTCCACTACGGCAAGCACACCCTGGGCTATTTCGACAATGCCAACAAACTCGTGGCCGATACGCCCCTGGCCGGTCAACCCCTGGAAAAGGTCTTCCTGGAAGCGGCCAAGGACCAGAAGCTGGTGGGCCTATTTCGCAACGCGGCCCAGGCCTGGAACCACGTGTTTTACTGGAACGGGCTGTCGGCCGCCGGCGGCAAGCCCTCGGCCAAGCTGCAAAAGGCCATTGACGCCTCTTTTGGTGGCCAGGAAGCCCTGAACAAGGCTCTGGCCGAGGCGGCCGTGACCCAGTTCGCCAGCGGCTGGGCTTGGCTCGTGGCCGACCCCGCCGGCAAACTGTCCGTGGTCAAGACCGGCAACGCCGACAACCCCTTGCAAGAGGGCTTAAAGCCCCTGTGGGTCATCGACGTCTGGGAGCACGCCTACTATCTGGACTACCAGAACCGCCGGGCGGACTACGTCAAGGGCGTGCTGGAAAAGCTCGTCAACTGGGAGTTCGCGTCGCAGAACCTGGGCTAG
- a CDS encoding universal stress protein, producing the protein MKMLVALDQSPYAVTVLEKAIALAKLEGATLSIMTVAEDFMDLGDYLDVNSITDKVFATTKAAAQDYGKVAKDAGVDAEVIVEQGVSPADLIIAHAKNKGIDMIIMGHQGRKGLSHYLIGSVATKVVRHAPCSVLIVR; encoded by the coding sequence ATGAAAATGCTCGTCGCTCTCGATCAGTCCCCCTACGCAGTGACCGTCCTGGAAAAAGCCATAGCCCTGGCCAAGCTTGAAGGAGCCACGCTGTCCATCATGACCGTGGCCGAAGATTTCATGGACCTCGGCGATTACCTCGACGTCAACTCCATCACCGACAAAGTGTTCGCCACCACCAAGGCCGCTGCCCAGGATTACGGCAAGGTCGCCAAGGACGCTGGCGTTGATGCAGAGGTCATCGTGGAACAGGGCGTCTCGCCGGCCGATCTCATCATCGCCCATGCCAAGAACAAGGGCATCGACATGATCATCATGGGCCACCAGGGAAGAAAGGGCTTGTCGCATTACCTGATCGGTTCGGTCGCCACCAAGGTCGTGCGCCACGCGCCGTGTTCGGTACTCATCGTCCGCTAA
- a CDS encoding DUF4881 domain-containing protein, whose translation MRNMLKNMLLAALPVVFLAGCVDYGKVDQGRTVAVDKDKKTVTFIRDKANDWQKPDYTYLPALTYAFPTDPAEMGEIPKAGLRMKLDTEKAQVVLYDPKKQNFETIPIQIVDKQEGIDGSHPLVYDAATGKAKQFPALDKDKKTVSIYSGRQKLLVTFLVPEQYESLPAAAWDSGDEVRVYYKEDGKALRLMNVTKTNIFKK comes from the coding sequence ATGCGAAACATGCTCAAGAATATGCTGCTGGCCGCCCTGCCCGTCGTCTTCCTGGCCGGCTGCGTGGATTACGGCAAGGTTGACCAGGGCCGCACCGTGGCCGTGGACAAGGACAAAAAGACCGTCACCTTCATCCGCGACAAGGCTAATGACTGGCAAAAGCCCGATTACACCTATCTGCCGGCCCTGACCTACGCCTTCCCCACCGATCCGGCGGAAATGGGCGAGATCCCCAAGGCCGGCCTGCGCATGAAGCTGGACACCGAAAAGGCCCAGGTCGTGCTGTACGATCCCAAGAAGCAGAACTTCGAGACCATCCCCATCCAGATCGTGGACAAGCAGGAAGGCATCGACGGCAGCCATCCGCTGGTGTACGACGCCGCCACCGGCAAGGCCAAGCAGTTCCCGGCCCTGGACAAGGACAAGAAGACCGTGTCCATCTACTCCGGCCGCCAGAAGCTGCTCGTCACCTTCCTCGTGCCCGAACAGTACGAGTCCCTGCCCGCCGCCGCCTGGGATTCCGGCGACGAAGTGCGGGTCTACTACAAGGAAGACGGCAAGGCCCTGCGTCTGATGAACGTCACCAAGACCAACATCTTCAAGAAGTAA
- a CDS encoding sulfite exporter TauE/SafE family protein produces the protein MEWLYILMPIAGVKIFWPGLIILGIGVGVIGGFFGMGGAWMVTPGLNILGFPMAFAIGTDIAHMAGKSLISTMRHGKFGNVDYKLGIIMLVGTVVGFEVGAQMIMWLERIGKVDMVVRWIYLGLLGFITWMVFTDIARRKAKDKAAIAAGQEVDKNATGLEWHKTLHKIKIPPMVHLDVAGIYCSAWLPIAVSFFTGWLAGILGIGGGLIRMPALIYLVGCPTHVAVGTDLFEVAISGLYGAASYTYKGRTELVAAIIMLVGAAMGAQVGAVATKYIKGYGIRIAFGLAVIGCAISVFLKLLPVYVPSISQICDIIATYMILGLVSALALYITIKMIQGAKNEIAMKKAKA, from the coding sequence ATGGAATGGCTTTATATCCTGATGCCCATCGCGGGCGTGAAAATCTTCTGGCCCGGCCTTATCATCCTCGGCATCGGCGTCGGCGTCATCGGCGGCTTCTTCGGCATGGGCGGCGCCTGGATGGTCACCCCGGGGCTCAACATCCTCGGCTTCCCCATGGCGTTTGCCATCGGCACCGACATTGCCCACATGGCCGGCAAATCGCTCATTTCCACCATGCGCCACGGCAAGTTCGGCAACGTCGATTATAAGCTCGGCATCATCATGCTGGTCGGCACCGTGGTCGGCTTCGAAGTCGGCGCGCAAATGATCATGTGGCTGGAGCGCATCGGCAAGGTCGACATGGTCGTGCGCTGGATCTACCTCGGCCTGCTGGGCTTCATCACCTGGATGGTCTTCACCGACATCGCCCGCCGCAAGGCCAAGGACAAGGCCGCCATCGCCGCCGGCCAGGAAGTGGACAAGAACGCCACGGGCCTTGAGTGGCACAAGACCCTGCACAAGATCAAGATTCCCCCCATGGTCCACCTCGACGTGGCCGGCATCTACTGCTCCGCCTGGCTGCCCATCGCCGTCAGCTTCTTCACCGGCTGGCTGGCCGGCATCCTGGGCATCGGCGGCGGGCTTATCCGCATGCCCGCCCTGATCTACCTCGTTGGCTGCCCGACCCACGTGGCCGTCGGCACCGACCTCTTCGAAGTCGCCATCTCCGGCCTCTACGGCGCCGCCTCCTACACCTACAAGGGCCGCACCGAACTCGTGGCCGCCATCATCATGCTCGTCGGCGCGGCCATGGGCGCCCAGGTCGGCGCGGTGGCCACCAAGTACATCAAGGGCTACGGCATCCGCATCGCCTTCGGCCTGGCCGTCATCGGCTGCGCCATCTCGGTCTTCTTGAAGCTTCTCCCCGTGTACGTGCCCTCCATTAGCCAGATCTGCGACATCATCGCCACCTACATGATCCTTGGCTTGGTCTCGGCGCTGGCCCTCTACATTACCATCAAGATGATCCAGGGAGCCAAGAACGAAATCGCCATGAAGAAGGCCAAGGCCTAG
- a CDS encoding C40 family peptidase: MFVVCRLALLACLVLFLGGCAFSVADRAPIAPPPATGTVLETARELIGTPYRPAGENPGEGFDCSGFVKWVYARHGIRLPRRTQDQLMAGRPVRKEELRAGDLVFFAPSGALSSLHVGIFDGHGGFIHSPSRGGRVRQETIWAPYWKSSYYAANRVTQ, encoded by the coding sequence ATGTTCGTTGTTTGTCGTCTCGCCCTGCTGGCCTGTCTGGTCCTTTTCCTTGGCGGCTGCGCCTTTTCCGTGGCCGACCGGGCTCCCATCGCGCCGCCGCCGGCCACGGGCACGGTGCTGGAGACCGCCCGGGAGCTCATCGGCACGCCCTACCGCCCGGCCGGGGAAAACCCCGGCGAAGGCTTTGATTGTTCGGGCTTCGTCAAATGGGTCTACGCCCGCCACGGCATCCGCCTGCCCCGGCGCACCCAGGACCAGCTCATGGCCGGCCGGCCGGTGCGCAAAGAAGAGCTTCGGGCCGGGGATCTCGTCTTTTTCGCCCCTTCCGGAGCGCTGTCGAGCCTGCATGTGGGCATTTTCGACGGCCACGGCGGCTTCATCCACAGCCCCTCCCGGGGCGGCCGGGTGCGCCAGGAGACGATCTGGGCGCCGTACTGGAAATCCAGTTATTACGCGGCAAACAGGGTAACACAGTAA
- a CDS encoding ATP-binding protein, translating to MRRASLRLKLNAAILLAFLAAAAAFGGVLHLSIQDRLEAARTRTRTLLGVLAAHRLEALAPLLQTAQAISAAQVILDRMVQVDGVIEASLFSAAGVLLADAGTGAPAPLAAETGVGLPETRVFSVTAENDRLLATLIEPIHGEGEIAGFLRLRYALKDSALAGGRVWTIFGLAVAGAYVFLALVLNAMLHLFVLRPVNTLRQALEAVEAGDLDQTVPVAGADALARLGAAFNAMSARLRETSRWLGESRAEVEEHRLLLARRVEERTAELARTNARLTTEITARTRAEDSLSRHLALYRAILESTAEAVLCVSANPDREVLVCNRRFLNLWDLPEDWAQRLEPMDRFKPFMEKLAEPDAVASGFRALMLDGMSMAETCHATRDGRFIERRSGPILRDGVYIGRVFSYVDVTDRLRTEAELRQTLAQRDALLGNTQIGLATTENTVCTDINAQGAALLGYAREAFLGQSLAVLIPDAAVYQSLAELCDHDFITQGFTRRECQVQRGDGETIWLRLHGKSVRPEDPTTSVVWAFDDITEEKRRQQHLEQARDQAEEASRAKGAFLAVMSHEIRTPLNAVIGLSDALLDGQAAPEQIDHLRAIRESADHLLGVVNDILDFSKIEAGKLVLERRHFDPRALVAEAVRAVELTASQKGLALSATVASDVPPALRGDPGRLRQILLNLLGNAVKFTAAGSVTVTVETVPADQTPAERIGLAVAVTDTGIGLDPTRASELFERFTQGPGNAARRFGGTGLGLAISKELVERMGGHIGVTSRQGAGSRFAFTVFFLPGNAAAVPPAPLESANDKAAPGPLRILLVEDNALNAAVTRLHMGRMGHDLTVAESAREAFACLAKERFDAVLMDIEMPEIDGIEATSAIRAGAPLGTPVLDPTVPIIAVTAHALEDVRQQCLEAGMDGFVTKPVNYRALEATLDALRRAPPRLPAHMPSTPACPAPSESELFAPGQAKDNMGLTWPQFQGLLRTSFKEANRRLDDVRQAMTAGHWDKASLAAHTFKATAATVGAFAARNAAKTLENALRDGRRQEADSLLDDLDELWTKTRQALDGWRCPPE from the coding sequence ATGCGCCGCGCATCCTTGCGACTCAAACTCAACGCAGCCATCCTGCTCGCTTTTCTGGCCGCCGCCGCCGCCTTTGGCGGCGTGCTGCACCTGTCCATCCAGGACCGCCTGGAGGCCGCCCGCACCCGCACCCGCACCCTGCTCGGGGTGCTGGCCGCCCACCGCCTGGAAGCCCTGGCCCCGCTGCTCCAGACCGCCCAGGCCATAAGCGCCGCCCAGGTCATTTTGGACCGCATGGTTCAGGTGGACGGCGTCATCGAAGCCAGCCTGTTTTCCGCCGCCGGCGTCCTTCTGGCCGACGCCGGCACGGGCGCGCCCGCCCCTCTGGCGGCCGAAACCGGCGTCGGCCTGCCCGAGACCCGGGTCTTTAGCGTCACCGCCGAAAACGACCGACTGCTCGCCACCCTCATCGAACCGATCCACGGCGAGGGCGAGATCGCCGGTTTCCTGCGCCTGCGCTATGCCCTCAAAGACAGCGCCCTGGCCGGCGGACGGGTTTGGACCATTTTCGGCCTGGCCGTGGCCGGGGCCTACGTTTTCCTGGCCCTGGTCTTAAACGCCATGCTCCACCTGTTCGTGCTGCGACCGGTCAACACCCTGCGCCAGGCCCTGGAAGCCGTGGAAGCCGGCGATCTGGACCAGACCGTGCCCGTGGCCGGAGCCGACGCCCTGGCCCGGCTGGGCGCGGCGTTTAACGCCATGTCGGCCCGGCTGCGGGAGACCTCGCGCTGGCTGGGCGAGTCCCGGGCCGAGGTGGAAGAACACCGGCTTTTGCTGGCCCGCCGGGTGGAGGAGCGCACGGCCGAACTGGCCCGGACCAACGCCCGCCTGACCACGGAAATTACGGCCCGCACCCGGGCCGAGGACAGCCTGTCGCGCCATCTGGCCCTGTACCGGGCCATCCTCGAATCCACGGCCGAGGCCGTGCTGTGCGTGTCGGCCAACCCGGACCGCGAGGTGCTGGTCTGCAACCGCCGCTTCCTCAATCTCTGGGATCTGCCCGAGGATTGGGCGCAACGCCTTGAGCCGATGGACCGTTTCAAGCCGTTCATGGAGAAGCTGGCCGAGCCGGACGCCGTGGCCAGCGGCTTTCGCGCCCTCATGCTCGACGGCATGTCCATGGCCGAGACCTGCCACGCCACCCGCGACGGCCGCTTCATCGAACGCCGCAGCGGCCCCATCCTCCGGGACGGCGTCTACATCGGCCGGGTATTTTCCTATGTCGATGTCACCGACCGCCTGCGCACCGAGGCCGAACTGCGCCAGACCCTGGCCCAGCGCGACGCCTTGCTCGGCAATACCCAGATCGGCCTGGCCACCACGGAAAACACCGTCTGCACCGACATCAACGCCCAAGGGGCGGCGCTGCTCGGCTATGCCCGCGAGGCCTTCCTCGGCCAGTCCCTGGCTGTGCTCATCCCCGACGCCGCCGTCTACCAGAGCTTGGCCGAGCTATGCGACCACGACTTCATCACCCAGGGCTTCACCCGCCGGGAATGCCAAGTGCAGCGCGGCGACGGCGAAACCATCTGGCTGCGCCTGCACGGCAAATCCGTGCGGCCCGAAGACCCCACCACCTCCGTGGTCTGGGCCTTCGACGACATCACCGAGGAAAAACGCCGCCAGCAACACCTGGAACAGGCCCGCGACCAGGCCGAGGAAGCCTCCCGAGCCAAGGGGGCCTTCCTGGCCGTCATGAGCCACGAGATCCGCACCCCCTTAAACGCCGTCATCGGGCTGTCCGACGCCCTCCTGGACGGCCAAGCCGCCCCGGAACAGATCGACCATCTGCGCGCCATCCGGGAATCCGCCGACCATCTGCTCGGCGTGGTCAACGACATTCTCGACTTTTCCAAGATCGAGGCCGGCAAGCTCGTCCTTGAACGCCGCCACTTCGATCCGCGCGCCCTGGTGGCCGAGGCCGTCCGGGCCGTGGAACTGACCGCCAGCCAGAAAGGCCTGGCCTTAAGCGCGACAGTGGCCTCGGACGTGCCCCCGGCCCTACGCGGCGACCCCGGCCGGCTGCGCCAGATCCTGCTCAATCTCCTGGGCAACGCCGTCAAATTTACCGCCGCCGGGTCGGTTACCGTCACGGTGGAGACCGTGCCGGCCGACCAGACCCCGGCCGAACGGATCGGGCTGGCCGTGGCCGTGACCGACACCGGCATCGGCCTGGACCCGACCCGGGCCTCGGAACTCTTCGAGCGCTTCACCCAGGGGCCGGGCAACGCCGCCCGCCGCTTCGGCGGCACGGGCCTGGGGCTGGCCATTTCCAAGGAACTGGTGGAACGCATGGGCGGCCATATCGGCGTCACCAGCCGCCAGGGAGCCGGCAGCCGCTTCGCCTTCACCGTCTTTTTTCTGCCAGGCAACGCCGCCGCCGTGCCGCCCGCGCCCCTGGAGAGCGCCAACGACAAGGCCGCACCAGGGCCCCTGCGCATCCTGCTGGTGGAAGACAACGCCCTCAACGCCGCCGTCACCCGGCTGCACATGGGCCGCATGGGCCATGACCTCACCGTGGCCGAATCGGCCCGGGAAGCCTTCGCCTGTCTGGCCAAGGAACGCTTCGACGCCGTGCTCATGGACATCGAGATGCCGGAGATCGACGGCATCGAGGCCACCAGCGCCATCCGGGCCGGCGCGCCCCTGGGGACGCCGGTCCTGGACCCCACCGTGCCCATCATCGCCGTCACCGCCCACGCCTTGGAAGATGTGCGCCAGCAATGCCTGGAAGCCGGCATGGACGGATTCGTGACCAAACCCGTCAACTACCGCGCCCTGGAAGCCACCCTGGACGCCCTGCGCCGCGCCCCCCCCCGACTCCCGGCCCATATGCCCTCTACGCCGGCCTGCCCGGCTCCATCGGAGTCGGAACTCTTCGCCCCGGGCCAGGCCAAGGACAACATGGGGCTTACCTGGCCGCAATTCCAGGGGCTTTTGCGTACGAGCTTTAAGGAGGCGAACCGGCGGCTGGACGATGTCCGCCAGGCCATGACGGCCGGCCACTGGGACAAAGCCTCCCTGGCCGCCCATACCTTCAAGGCCACGGCCGCCACGGTCGGAGCGTTTGCCGCCCGCAACGCGGCCAAGACCCTGGAAAACGCCCTGCGGGACGGACGGCGGCAGGAAGCCGACAGCCTCCTTGACGACCTCGACGAACTCTGGACCAAGACCCGGCAGGCCCTGGACGGCTGGCGCTGCCCGCCGGAGTAA
- a CDS encoding RNA polymerase sigma factor, whose translation MGEAVLDIEDARTLKAIRAGEVDAYAAIVTKYQGRVSGIVSGHAPRDRVGELTHEVFVRAYKSLGGYRGESPLGHWLAKVAVRTCHDFWRAQYRIKERPESDLSDECRAYAEEVSALATGEAAEETASRREAEELLRWALDKLSATDRMVVTLTHLEERPVAEAAEMLGLSVPNVKVRAFRARKKLRELLGDVIGV comes from the coding sequence ATGGGCGAGGCGGTGTTGGACATCGAGGATGCCCGGACGCTCAAAGCGATCCGGGCCGGCGAGGTGGACGCCTATGCCGCCATCGTGACCAAGTACCAGGGGCGCGTGTCCGGGATCGTTTCCGGGCACGCGCCCCGGGACCGGGTGGGCGAGCTGACCCATGAGGTGTTCGTGCGGGCCTACAAGTCCCTTGGCGGCTACCGGGGCGAAAGCCCCCTTGGCCACTGGCTGGCCAAGGTGGCGGTGCGCACCTGCCACGATTTCTGGCGGGCCCAGTACCGGATCAAGGAACGGCCGGAGTCGGATCTGTCCGACGAGTGCCGGGCCTATGCCGAAGAGGTCTCGGCCCTGGCCACGGGCGAGGCGGCCGAGGAAACGGCTTCCCGGCGCGAGGCCGAGGAACTGCTGCGCTGGGCCCTGGACAAGCTGTCGGCCACGGACCGCATGGTGGTGACGCTGACCCACCTGGAAGAGCGGCCGGTGGCCGAGGCGGCCGAGATGTTGGGCTTAAGCGTTCCCAACGTGAAGGTCCGGGCGTTTCGGGCCCGCAAGAAGCTTCGCGAACTGCTCGGCGACGTGATCGGCGTGTAA